The sequence TTATTTTGCAGCGTTTGAAATTGGGCGCGCAACGCGTCGCGCAGTTTTTCCTTTTCCGCAATTTCCCGTTGAGTCTGCGAAATTTGGTTTTGGGCGGCGGCGATATCCGCTTCGAATTGCTCTTCCATGCGTTTTTGGCGGGATGGATCGAGGTCTGCGCCGCATAGGGGACATTCGCGGGCGCCGCCTTGGCGCAGGAGGCGAAGTTTTTCCCCAGTCTCCGCAACGAGATTCTGCAAACGTTCCATTTCGCCCGACAAGCGTTCGAGCAGCTGGTTCGTCTGCTGGCCTTGTTTGACGACATCGTCCGATTCGGTTTGCAGGCGGGAATGCTCGTTTTCCAGAGCGGGAAGTTTCAATAGCTCGGCGCGGGCGGCTTCCATCTCCTTTTCCAAGGACGCTTTTTTCTTCAAGGCGCCCCGCATTTCGGCGGCGCGTTCGGCGAGGATTTGACGTTCCTTCTCGATCAATGCTTCCGATTGTTGGAGAGTGGCTTGCAGGCGTTCGTATTCGGGATGCAGCGCTTCCAGGCGGGCGCATTCCGACTGGGTATTTTGAAATTGGACGTAGTTGCTTTCGATTTCTTCTTTACGGTTGATGACGGCGCGGCTTTCTTCTTGAATGTTGCGCCAATGCGTTTGATCGGTGGTAAGCGAAGCGAGCTGTTCGCGCAGACCGGCGCATTGGGCTTCGATCTCGCGTTCGATCTTGTCTTTCTCTTCCTGAAAGGCGCGAGAGCGGGCTTCGACATCCAGCAATTTTTTGAGTTCGCGTTCGGCTTCATCGTACCGCAAATAATCTTGCTCGATCTCCTTCTCTCTTTCGGCGATTTGGCGCAAGGCGTCTTGTTCTTGCATATCTTTTTTCCGGCGCCGGTCGATTTCCGAAAGCGATTGGCGGGCGCGTTCTTCTTCTTGATCCCAACGGCTCATGCGGTCGCGCACGATGAGGAGATTCGATATTTCTTCTTGCAACTGTTTCTCTTCCCGGCGAATCGCTTCCCAGCGATTTTCCGCTTGGGACAACTCGGCGAGCCGTTGCTTCTCTTGTTCGCGAATATTCTCTTCCTCCTCCAATTCTCGATCGAGCCGTTCGACAGCTTCTTCGAGATTGCGGCGTTCGGAGCGGCTGGCGCTCCAACGCTGCTTGGCTTCTTCCAGAAGCCGGTCGTAGTAATGCAGTCCGAGAATGGCGCCGAGGATTTCCTTGCGGTCTTGGGGGGATTGACGAGTGAATTCATCCGCCTTTCCCTGTTGCAGAAAGGAAGAATTGATAAAAGTTTTATAATCCAGCCCCAAGGTATCGACAATTCTCTTTTGAGTTTCCTTTTTGGAAGCGCCGGTGAGCAGGCGAAAATCGTCATCCCGCGACGAACGCCCGCGAAATTCCAACTTAGAGGTTTGTTTGGCCGAACGGAATTCGCGGCTGACTTGGAATTCGCGATCTTCGAGTTGGAAAGTGAACTCGACGGCCATTTCGTCGGCGCCGAGGCGCAGCAGACCGGCATCGGGCGCGCGGCTGTAACCGGCTTTGCGCGCTTCGCCCCAAACCGCCCAGGTTATGGCGTCGAGCAGGGCGGATTTGCCGTGGCCGTTGCGCCCGGTCAGGCAGGCCAATTTGAAGGAAGAAAAATCGAGAATCCCGGCATCTTCGCCGTAGGAGAGGAAATTGCGCAGTTTAAGCCGGACGGGAATCATGATCGAAAATCCAAGAGAAATTATTCCATGACGGAAGTTTCCAAACTATGCTTAATTGAAAAATCGGTTTATTATGAGCCGTTGCGATGCGCTGCCGGTAGGTTCATCGGCGAAATCCTAGTATAACGCGAAGCGAAAACCGCCGATAGGAATATGTAAAAATAATGATGAATGATGAAGAAATATGAGTGAGGAACTTTGGCTCGGCGGGAGCCTCGCCCTCCCTTCTTGTTTGAATGCGAATCCAGGGAGGGCGAATCTCCTGATGAGCCAACCTATCGAGGAAAGACGCTGAACAATTGTTGGAAGACTCTACTACTTTCTATTTTCTTAGAAATGGTGAATGAAGAAGAAAAATGACGGGATGCGGCTTCGCTTTGAGCCTGCCCTTTGAATTTATGGGGACGGCCTTCTTTGAATAGGCCTTCAACAAAGGAGTATCAACTGTGCTTTTGGATGTTATGTTCAACCGGACGGAATTGGAAAAGTGCGAAATCAACCATCATATCGTCTTCGTCGCCGACGTGTTGCGGGCGACGACGGTGATGATCGCCGCTTTGACCAATGGAGCGAAAGCGATTTTGCCGCAAAAAAACGGCGCTTCCGCCCGCGGTCTTTATAACGAATTGTTGGAACAAGGGATTCCCGCTCTGCTCTGCGGCGAGAAGGACGGCTTCAAGATAGCTGGCTACGATTTGGGAAATTCGCCTTCGGAATATACGCCCGAAATGGTGAAGGGCAAAACCATCGTCCATCTGACGACGAACGGAACCAAAACGCTGGCGGCGGCTGCGTCCGCCTTGAGCGTCTTCATCGTTTCCTTCGGCAATATCGGGGCCACGGCGAAGAGAATTTTGGAATTGTACGACGTTTCGCCGGAAGTCTTGCTCATCGGATCAGGACGGGAAGAGCGCTATTGCCTGGAAGACACGGTCTGCCTGGGCGGCGTTATTACCTATCTGCTGGAAACGTCCGACAAGGATTTCGATCTGACCGATTCGGCGGTAACGGCCGTTGACCTATTTCATCTCTACCGCAACCGGCTGCTGGATATGGCGCGGCTGAGCGCGCATGGAAAGTATCTGGAAAGCGTAGGATTAGGCGCCGACTTGCCGGAGTGCGTGAAAGTGGATACGTCCACCCTAACGCCGGAGATGCGNNNNNNNNNNNNNNNNNNNNNNNNNNNNNNNNNNNNNNNNNNNNNNNNNNNNNNNNNNNNNNNNNNNNNNNNNNNNNNNNNNNNNNNNNNNNNNNNNNNNACCGCAACCGGCTGCTGGATATGGCGCGGCTGAGCGCGCATGGAAAGTATCTGGAAAGCGTAGGATTAGGCGCCGACTTGCCGGAGTGCGTGAAAGTGGATACGTCCACCCTAACGCCGGAGATGCGGGGGGGGCGGATCGTAGTTTGAATGAGGAATGATGAAAAAGCATAGGTATTCTTATGAAGCGTTTTCATATTGCCACGGATAGCGAAATCCTCGCCGGAAAAGTTACAGACGCCTATTTCGTCCGGACCATGGAAGTACTCGAACAGACGGATGCCAGCAAACCGGTAGTTATGGAGATTCGCGCGGCGTCCCTGCCAGCGAAATGGGATTGGGCGGTCTTGGCGGGCGTCGAGGAATTAGTCTTCTTCATGGAGGGGATTCGCAAGCCGGTCGATTTGTTCTGCCTGGACGAGGGGACGCTATTCCGGGCAGGCGATCCGGTGGGTTATGTTATTGGAGATTACAAAGATATCTGTATATACGAGACGGCCATATTGGGCTTATTGTGCCAGGCGTCCGGCATCGCGACGCGGGCGGCGCGCTGCGTAAAGGCGGCGGAAGGCCGGGCTGTGCTGAGTTTCGGAGCGCGGCGGCTGCATCCCGCCGTGGCGCCGCTGGTGGACCGCAACGCCTTTATCGGCGGCTGCGTAGGGTTTTCCAGCGTTATCACCGGAGAACTGCTGGAAAAGAATGCCGCCGGAACGATGCCCCATTCGTTGATCTTGCTGGTGGGGGATACGGTGGAAGCGTCGGAGATGTTCGACGCCTACATTCATCCCAAAGTTCCGCGCATTTCGCTGATTGATACGTTCAACGACGAGAAGTTCGAAGCCATCCAGACGGCGGAGGCGATGGGGGATAAACTCTACGGTGTGCGCGTGGATACGCCCGCCTCGCGCCGGGGCAATATGCTGGACTTACTGAAGGAAATCCGGTGGGAGTTGGATATCCGGGGGCATCAGAAAGTGCGGATCGTAGCCACGGGAGGCATCGACGAATATAAGATTATGGAATTGAATCCCGTCTGTTACGGCTACGGCGTGGGAACCGCCATCAGCAACGCCCCGGTTGTCGATTTCGCCATGGACATCGTGGAAATCGATGGCCGTCCCATCGCTAAGCGGGGGAAACTATCCGGCAGGAAGCGATTGTTGGCGCAAGGGAATAGCTATAAGGAAAGAGAGATCGTCTTCTGGAAAGGGGACGATCCCCGGCAATCGCAGGATTTAATAACGGCGAAGACGAAACAAGGCGTCCGGACCGCCGATTCGCCGCCGGCGGATCGCATCCGCGAACATGTTCTGCAACAACTAGCTAACGTCCCCTTGGAAAGTTTGCGGTGAACGTCATGCCTTCGCCCGGCGAAAGCGGAAATATCAATAACGCTGGCCGCCATTCCTTGTCAAAACTTTTTCCCTTCCTTCAAAACGATTGGCCGTTGCCGCTGTTGCTCGCGGCGCAAGTTATCCTCAACCTTCCGGGAATCCTGATCCCCCCGTTGTGGGTGGATGAAGCCTATTCGGCGATATTGGCGCGGCGAACGCCGGGGGAGATATGGCGGTCTATGGTTTACGATGCAGGACCGCCGCTGTATTACCTCTTACTGCATGGCTGGCGGTTTGTTTTCGGCGAATCGGAAGCAGCGCTGCGGGGGATGTCGCTGCTTTTTGCCCTATTAACTACCATCGGCGTTTATTTCTTTGGGAAGCTCTGTTTCGATAAAAAAACCGCGAGTTTCGCCTCGTTGTTATGGATATGCGCGCCGTTGTGCGTTTTCAACGCGGGGCAGGCGCGGAACTATACCCTCTTATCCGCTCTCAGCGTGGGTTTGGCGCTGGGAGCGGTTTTCTATTGGCGCAAACCGCGAAAATGGACATGGGCGGCTTCGCTGGCGTTACTGACGGCGGCGGTTTATACCCATAACGCTGCCTGGTTCATGGCGCTGGCCATACTTGCGGGGCTATGGGCGCTTGGCCGGGGGGATTATGGCTATGCGCCCTTATGCAATTGGGGAACTATGCTAGGCGGCGCCTTGCTGTTATACCTGCCGTGGACGCCGACGCTGCTTGCCCAAATGCGGATAACGGAGAGGACGATTGGGTGGGTGGAAAAAGCATGGTCGCCCTGGTCTATTGGATGGACGATGAATGCGTTGATTCCCGGCGGCGCCATGCCTCCCTACATCGATTTGCCCGTTTTCCCCGCTTATCTTTATGGGATAGCCATTTTGCTATGGACGGCGCCGCTGGTTCCTGCGCTATTGGGCATGATGCAGCCGCAAGGAAAAATGCTGCGGTTTTTGACGGCGTTTTTTTTGGTTGGACTCGCCGGACCTTACCTCTATTCGTTGATATGGAAGCCCATTTATTTAGTAGGACGGACGGATTTTTTTCTAACGCCGTTTTGGTGCTTGCTGGCAGGCGCCGCCGTTTCGCAATTGCAACGGAAATGGTTGGGCAACCTATTGATCGCTATCCTCGCGGCTCAGAGTTTGGGATTAAGCTTATACATGGAGTTGCGAGATCAGGAACGCAGCGAATTGGACATTGTCCGATACCTGGAACAGCGAGGAAAGCCAGGCGATGCGGTTCTATGCACTGGCCTGACCCGTCCGCCGATGGAGTATTATTTAAAACCGAAAGGTTTTCGCATTCTTTCCTATCCTCGCGATATGGCGCAACACTTGGCGCACTTGAACGAAGAATGGTACGCGAAGAACGTTGACCTCGACGCCGAGGCGCAGGAGTGCATAGAGGAAGCAAAAAGCGTTCTTACGGGCCAAGGGCAGCTGTGGGTGATCGGCAGCGAGCGCAGGATCAACGAGCCGTTGTTCGAACAGTTGCAGCGGGAGAAAACTCTGCGCGGCTTGAATCGGGTGCAGACGCCGAAAATGGGATTGCGCAAAATCGGGGAGCCTTTGTTTATTCTGCCCTACTTGCAGGCGAACGATGCGGGATAGTCGCAATCGAAGCCGCATAATTCTGCAGGAGGCCGCCATCCTTTTGGGATTGGGCGTATTCTCCCTTCTTTTGCATTCATGGTATTTCAACGTTTTCTTGAACGTCATGCCCAACGCGTTGCAGCCCGCCAACGACGCTAAAAGTTATTGGGAGATGGGGCTGAAGATTTATCGCGATGGAATTTTTCTCCCCAACGACGGGCCTTACTACCAGGCGCCTCTCTATCCCTATTGGCTGGCGGGATTACATTACTTCGGCTTTCATCGCATCGTGGAAGCGCTGCGCATCCAAGAGTGGATGAGCATCGCCAACGTTTTGTTATGTTATTCGGCGGGGCGGCTGGCGGCGGGGCGGCTGACGGCCGCGCTGGCAGCGGCGTTGTTCGGATTATGCCATTATTCCTTGTTCTTCGCTTCCAAAATGCTGGCGGAGACGCCGGGGATTTTTCTCTTCCTCCTCTTTTCCATTTTCTTCTTGCTATGGATCAATAAGAATAAAACGGCATGGCTGGCCGTTAGCGCCTTCTGTTTCAGCTTGGCGGTTTTGTGCCGTCCCAATCTGCTGTTCTTCTTTCCGCCGGTGTTGCTGTTTTGTTTTATTGGACGGAGTGGAGAAGCAAGAACAATTGCCATTCCTGGTTTGAATCTTTCGCTCGATAGGCGAGGGATATTGTTTTCCAGCGTATTTTTATTAGGGATTCTACCGGCGCCGTTGCGGAACGGAATTGTGGGAGGGGATTGGGTTCCCATCTGCGCCAATTCGGGCGTGACATTGTATATGGGAACCAACGAACAGGCTGAAGGGGGACTGGCATCGGTGGAAGGACTTTCCAACGACATTGAAAAACAATATACCCAAAGCATCGAACTGGCGTCGAAGCTGGCGGGGAAGGAATTGCCGCCATCGCAAGCGTCGTCGTTCTGGATGAAAAAAACCGCCGCCTGGGCGCTGTCGCATCCGGGAAAGTTGTTGGTTTTGGAGATCAAGAAACTATTATGGGCGCTGTACTCGGCGCCGCCCGCCGTGAATTACTCGGCGCATTTCGAAAGCGAATGGATCGGAGGATTGAAAGCGCTGAGTTGGCTCACCTGGCTGAGCGTCTGGGGCGGCCTCTTGGCTTTGCCTTGGCTGTGGAAGGGTCGAACGGAGCGCTTTTTTCTGAGCTTATGGGGCGGGTATTTGCTTTTGAGTTTGGTTTATTACGCCTCGGACCGTTTTTTGGCGGGGATGCTGCCGTTTACGTCCATTTTGACGGCGATGTGGATTGAAGCGGTTTGGCGGCGATGGCGGGAGTTCCCTTGCACTTGCCTTTGCCCTCACCCAGAGGGAGAGGGAATTTGTTTGGGTAAAAGAGTTCTTTCCATCGTGATGAAGTGTACGGCGCGGCCCATCCTGCTTATTTGGATTGGGATTACGTTTGTTCTTACAGCGAATCCTTTTCTAGCGTGGAACCGGGAGCGGGAGATTGGGATGGGATGGTACAACCTCGGCGTGTTTTACGAAGAAAAAAGCAACGATCTACGGGCGATGGAGAGTTACGAGAAGGCGCTGGAAGCCTGCCCGGTTTTACCGGCGGCGATGTTGAACTTGGGCGTACTCTACGCCGAACAAGGCGATCTGGAAAAATCGACGCAATTGTTCCTGAAAGTATTGTCCATCGAACCGAAGAACCAGACGGCGCAACGGAATCTGAAGATCAACCGGGAACGGATGAATGATAAATGATAAATGAAAAAAAACATCTCATCGAGGGTGGCAAAGGCATGGCGAAGCCAGCCTTTGAAATTGTCGTTAAAACGGCGGATTATTGTAATTTGCCCCTTTAAAGGGGCATTTGATAATAGCCCAGCCTTTTAAGGTTGGGAAAATCTTGACCATACGTAAACTATAGGTTACAATTCCTGTATGAAGAAAATACTCAAAATTTATAGAACGGAGAACGGAAAAGAACCATTTTTGGATTGGCTTAACACTCTAAGAAAAAAGGATAAACCGTCTTTTTTCCGTATACGTGACCGTTTAAACCGTATCGCCGAGCAAGGAAATTATGGAGATTATAAGGCTGTGGGAGAAGGTGTTTATGAATTGCGTTTTTTCTTTGGTTCGGGTTATCGCGTTTATTTTGGGGAAGATGGCGAGACGATTGTTTTGTTATTGTGTGGAGGTGGAAAGAGTTCGCAGCGGCAAGATATCAAGAAAGCTAAAGAATACTGGAGTTTATACCATGAATGACGCGGGAAGGGAAAAGCGTTTAAAGAAACTGGAGGGATATCGGGATTTCCGGGCATATTTCGTCAAGGACCTTCGAGATCATCCCGAAGATATCGATGGATATCTGGAGATTGTGATCGAAGATTATGAAAAGGATCGGGATGCGGCGGCTTTTTTATTGGCGCTGCGCACAATCGCCGAAGCGAAAGAAGGAATGACTTCTTTAGCCAAGAAAACCAACCTTACGCGCCAAGCTCTCTATAAAGCCCTATCCTCCAAAGGCAATCCTCGTCTTGAAACCATATGGTTGATTCTCAACGCGCTGGGATACAGTATTTCCATCAAACCGTCTCCCGCAGCGCAGTAAATATCGCATCCGTTTTTCCTATTTCATCCTCCAATGCGAAATGGATTTCAATCCATAAGAAAATATCTCCCGTTTAGAATTGAGAAGCGGTTTTTTCTCGACTCCGGCGTACGCGATGAATGAATAACCCCACAGCGTATCCGGCGCTGTAATAGAAAATGCTGCCGCTGATAAGATAATAATAGATTTGGAAGGTGATGAAATCGCCCCAATCGAATTGAGATCGCATCCGATCTTCGAAGAGGCTATTCACAATAACGCAGGGATAATCCACCGTCTCGATGAATTGGACAAGCGTGGAAGGTCTGATAATATCGATGGAGACGCCTAAAACCAACGCTATAAAAATCCATAGATGAATAAGGAAAAAAGCCAACGCTAAATTCCGCGGCCAATTCGAATTGAACCAGGAACGAAATTTCTTTTCCCCCATAATCTGACCCGTTCTCGAATGTTTCCAATATCCATTCCTTGTTTTTCTAGGCGATCGATCGTCCTATGAGATTGTTCATGGCGTCAAGCGCCGTTGCGATATAATAGAAATAAAACATCTTTCTGCCGGAAGCCTTCTAGGAATGGGGAGGAGAGGAATGACGAATACGCGCCGGGGAAGCCCAGGCTTTTCTTTGATCGAATTGTTGATCGTATTGCTGATTGTAGGTTTGCTTTATGTGGGGCCGCAGGTGATCCCGCTTTGGCTGGTCGAATTGATTCTCTCCATCGGCTGGTTCGCGTTTCAATACTTCTTTATCAAATGGCTTATCCGGCTTTCCATTCTTTCCAAAGGGTATTTTCAAGAGTATAAAACGCTGTTGGTTTGGGGCTATCAAACGCAAATCGTCGCCGCATACATCTTGCGGTTTTACGTTTTGAGAGATGCCGACATCGCTTATTTTCATAAACTGGGAATTTCGTATCTGGGAACCTACGTGATTTTCTTTGTTCTGCCATTGGCGGGGATATGGATTTTTCACCCCCTTTTCCACCCCAAAAAAGAAGCGGCGAAATGGGATGCGAAGACCGTTAAAAAAATTGCCCTGCAATGCGTCCAGGCGCAGAAGTTTTACGAACGCTATCCCAAATGCCGGATTTACGTTTTCGATCACCCGCTTAAAGACCGATACGTCCATTGCGTATTCACGCAGCGCATCCGGCGCCATGAACGGGAGGATTTATTCGAAGATCGGCTGCTGGAGGTTCCCGTGGATTGGAAGAAGCGGACGGTTTGGGAGGAAGAAATCCAGCAGCGCCGTTATATTTTTCAGAGCGGAGAAAATGGCAGTACCGTATTGGAATTGCCCGCTGGCGACTCCTATCCCAGAAAAGAAGAACCGCTGGAGGAGGAGAGTCTCCAGCGGTTCGACGATTCTTTCAATCGATTTCCTTCTCTCGATTCCGCGCCGCTTCCGGCGGCGATTCAGCGGTCTCCTTACGAAATCGTATAATATCCTTCTTTACCGTCCCGCCCGGCGCGGGCTGTAGGATGAACCGCCCTGCGAAGACGGAGCGGGCGAGGACATGCGGGGCGCGCTGTACGAACTAGACGGCTGCGGCGAAAAAGACGGCGCTGAGTAGGAAGGCGCCGCACTGCGCGGCGCGGAGTAGGAAGGAACAGCGCTGCGCGGAACGGAATAAGACGGCGCAGCGCTGCGCGGTACGGAGTAAGACGGAGAATACGAACGGCTTGGGGCTGAGTCCATCCGCGATTGCCGCGAAGGAGAATAAGAGGGAACGGAATTATAGGTTTGCGGAACGGCGGAATACGATCGCGTCGAGTAGGACGGCGCGTAGGAGCTTCGGTTCGAGGGAATGCTGTAAGAACTCGACGTTCTCCGGTCGTAAGGCGTCATGTAGGACGACTGGCGGCTCGGCGGAACCTGAGCCGGCGTTATGGCGCGCGGCTGGGAAACCCCCGAATCGTAATTGCGAGACGAGGAAGAAGACGGGGGAGCGCTTTGGCTGCTGTCCGTCCGCTGGGGGCTGGCGCTTCTTGAAGGATTCGCGCTTTGCGGCGTCATGCGGCTGGATGAAGTAGAGGGCGCAGAGGCTCTAGGAGCCGATGGCTGCGCGCTGCGGGTTGCAGGTTCGCTCATGGAGCGGGTAGAAGACGAAGAATCGTTTCGCGGCGCTTCTTGACGCATTGTGCGGGGCTGATTCCAAGGGCTGCTGTCGCTGGAACGCGGGGCGGCGCTCTTCGCTTCCGGACCGCTGCGCGCCGGGGATGTAGAAGGAGCGGATCTGGAATTATCCGGAGCGGCGGTTCTTGTCGAACGGGTGCGATTCCAAAAGCTCTCGCTGCGAGCGTTAGTTGAGGGCGCGGCGCTTCTCGGCGCAGAGACATTGGCGTCCGAGCGGGCTTCGCGCGCCGATTGGGCGGAAGCGGGCGCGGTCATGGGGCTGGCGGTTCGTTCCGAATCCGTGCGCGAGGATTTCGCGGCGGGAGCGCGGCGGTCTTCCTGAGTGGGATTGGCTTGCGGCTCTCTTTCCGCTTTTGCATTGGCTTCGCGTTGGGAAAGCGGCGCGGCGCCGGGAGCGGCGGCGGCTTCGCGAGCCGGTTTGGCATCCGGGTTGCGCGCAGCTTGCGTATTCGCCGAAGCGGGAGCGGCGTTGACCTTTTCGAACGAGCTATCGCCTCGCGGATTTTTAGAAACAGGCTCGCGCGAGGATTCCGTCTGGGGCGAACGGTTGTCCGGGCCAGTAGCAAGCGGTTGATTCTGGACGGCGGCGGCGCGCCGTTCCGGCAGCGAAGCGAAGGCTTCCGGGCCGGTTTTCACGTCGCGGGAAGCGGCGTAGCGTCCGGCGGCATTCTCGCGGGGCGGTTTTTGTCCCGACTCGAAATCGCGCCGGGTCATGACGGTAACGGCGTTTTCCACGTTTTGATTCTGATATATGATCGTCTGATTGTTGTTGATAGTAACATGGTCTCTATAATACTCGGGGCGATGCAAATAGCCATGATGATGGCGATGGACGTAGCTGGCGCGGAAGCTATACCACGGATAAAAAGGATCGTAGGGACCGAGGGGGAACCAGCCGACGCAGGGACCGTCATAATAGCCGCCGCCGAAGGAGAGCGAAAAATACCTCCCATGATGGGCGTAAGCGAACGACACCATCGCCGGATACCAAAGGGGACGGTGGGGACGATGGACGACGTAGACTACGTCCGTGGGAACCCAGCACCAATCGTAATCCGAAGTATATACCCAGCGGCCATAGTGATAGGGAACCCAGCCCCACGGCTCGTAGGAGACCCAAATCCAGCCGTAAGGATCGCGCCACACCCAGCGGCCATCGCGGTAAGGCGCCCAGTTCGTCGCGACAACGCGCGGGCGCCAAACGCGGCCGTAATCCTTGACCACTACCCAATCGCCGTAGGCGTCCAGATCGGAATAGCCCGCCACGCGGGTGGAGACGTATTGCCGCGTCTGGCTGGCGGCGATGGCGGCGTCGCGCATGTCGCTCCAACGGTCGAAATCGTCTTCCGGCGAAAGGGCGGCGATTTTGAAATCGGCGGAATTGGGGCTGCTCACGATGAGTTGTTCGTCCCGGCGCACGGCGAGTGAGCTCTTATCCGATTTCTCCACATTGACCTCTCCCCGGCGCACTTGAATCCTCGCCGGCCCTTTTTCGTCCACGTCGTAACGAACGATGGCGTGGACGGGGATGCTGGAAGCGAAGTAGGAGGAAATGATTTCCAGCGGCGGGCGTTCGTAACTGACCCGATTGGCGTGAACAGCCAAGACGCCCTTGACGATTCCAATACGGCCCAGGCCGTCATCGAGGATTTTGAACTCGAGGTAGGTATTGTCGCCCAGACGCAAAACGGTTTCGTCCTCCAATTGGATTTCCACCCGCGCTCCGGCGCCGGAGAAGATTTTATCGCCCGCCATAAGGGGGGTGTTGATCTCCGCATTGGTCCAGTCTTCATCGGCCATGCGCTGCATGGTGACGGGGCCTTCGATGTAGGAGATGCGCGCCGTACGCAGAGCCACGCCGTCATCGGGGGGCGCCGGGGCGGGCTGCGGCGCCGGGGGCGCGGCGATGGCGACGTAATGGGCTGGGGCGGCGGTAGTAACCGTCGAAGCGCAGCCGGTCAAACAGATAAGCGTAAGCATAACAAGCAAAAAGAGGAAAAATCGTCCTGTAAGGTCCATGATCGTAACTCCCTTCCAAACATCTTCCAATTCGTAATCTATAAATATCATCGCAGCCTGTAGGGATTTAACTAAATTTACGAAGCGTTTCCCCCCCCCAATGCGGCGGGCGGAGCAACTTTCTCCATACTATTATACCGGATGGCGGGAGGAAACGGGCGGGGAGGGGGTATTCATAACCCTATAGGTTCTGTAGGTTGTTGGATGGAATTCCTAAGCCGTTCATCGGCCTATTCCGCTAGATTCGAACAGCTGTAAACTCGTTTGGAATTGCATCTCGTTAATGTAGGGATTTCGATGACAGAGAATATAACCGAATGGGAATTTACCGCCGACGCGGCGGGGTGGATCAACGGGCGTCTTGCCGATGAACCGGGTTTGCCATTTTCGGAAGCGAAATGCGAGCAGAGGACGAAAGGATCGCTCAAGCGCCGGGATTTAACCTTGCTGGATAAAAACGGCGTCGTCGTGCTGACGGGCGAAGTAAAACTCCCATTTCAAAAAGACGGCGGCAGCCCGTATAACGAAGCGGTGGTTCAGGATGCGCGCCAAAAAGCGCGGCTGGCGAAGACAAAATACTTTTTCACATGGAACGTCAACGATTTCGTTTTATGGGAAACGTTTCCATCCAAAACATCCCCCAAAGACCGCAAGTTCAAATCGTGGTCCGTTACGATCATCCATAAACCAAGCCATTTGGAAATTTCCAGCACGAAGCATGCCATCGATAATTGGTTTAGGAATTTTCTGCGCGAATTCGCTGCTATTCTGTGTGGAGACATCGTTATTGGTACGCAGCCGCCCGATGCAAAGTTCATCGAAGCGTTGGAATCGTTCATGACCATGCCGATTTTGTTGACGCGGGAAAGTCTGGAAGAGAAATACGAGAAAGACCTTTTCAAAGACGATCTTGACCGTTGGATGCGAGACGAGCAGGGATGGACGATCTACGACGATCCGGAGGGAATTCGCGACAATCTGGAACGCGCCGCCAAATTCGCTTGTTACAACCTAGTCAATAAACTGGTTTTTCATGAAGCGTTATTAAAGGGTCATAAAGATAAGATGGATAAGTTATCCATCGCCGATTCTATCGATTCGGGCGAGAATCTAAGCCAACAACTCGACAAGTTTTTTGAAGCAGCGAAAATCATCACTGGCG comes from Candidatus Omnitrophota bacterium and encodes:
- a CDS encoding DUF6600 domain-containing protein produces the protein MDLTGRFFLFLLVMLTLICLTGCASTVTTAAPAHYVAIAAPPAPQPAPAPPDDGVALRTARISYIEGPVTMQRMADEDWTNAEINTPLMAGDKIFSGAGARVEIQLEDETVLRLGDNTYLEFKILDDGLGRIGIVKGVLAVHANRVSYERPPLEIISSYFASSIPVHAIVRYDVDEKGPARIQVRRGEVNVEKSDKSSLAVRRDEQLIVSSPNSADFKIAALSPEDDFDRWSDMRDAAIAASQTRQYVSTRVAGYSDLDAYGDWVVVKDYGRVWRPRVVATNWAPYRDGRWVWRDPYGWIWVSYEPWGWVPYHYGRWVYTSDYDWCWVPTDVVYVVHRPHRPLWYPAMVSFAYAHHGRYFSLSFGGGYYDGPCVGWFPLGPYDPFYPWYSFRASYVHRHHHGYLHRPEYYRDHVTINNNQTIIYQNQNVENAVTVMTRRDFESGQKPPRENAAGRYAASRDVKTGPEAFASLPERRAAAVQNQPLATGPDNRSPQTESSREPVSKNPRGDSSFEKVNAAPASANTQAARNPDAKPAREAAAAPGAAPLSQREANAKAEREPQANPTQEDRRAPAAKSSRTDSERTASPMTAPASAQSAREARSDANVSAPRSAAPSTNARSESFWNRTRSTRTAAPDNSRSAPSTSPARSGPEAKSAAPRSSDSSPWNQPRTMRQEAPRNDSSSSTRSMSEPATRSAQPSAPRASAPSTSSSRMTPQSANPSRSASPQRTDSSQSAPPSSSSSRNYDSGVSQPRAITPAQVPPSRQSSYMTPYDRRTSSSYSIPSNRSSYAPSYSTRSYSAVPQTYNSVPSYSPSRQSRMDSAPSRSYSPSYSVPRSAAPSYSVPRSAVPSYSAPRSAAPSYSAPSFSPQPSSSYSAPRMSSPAPSSQGGSSYSPRRAGR